A window of the Ipomoea triloba cultivar NCNSP0323 chromosome 14, ASM357664v1 genome harbors these coding sequences:
- the LOC116004791 gene encoding NAC domain-containing protein 78-like yields MARRSLHGYIFKPTDKELMQYLEGFVLGKPLKHTSDFIALEDLYGEKEPSEIFGSGDPMTRYYFTQLRRKCQGGSRFLRGVENRGTWKGQDAAHPIRVRDKVMGFRKSLKYEMKKSKSKGGLGDRPGEAWLMKEYSLSDDYLRDKNVVLKDVVLCRIRRRVVRSTSRSSESSTLNINENDTPLEIYNWPENGDVTVSLPPTQTPTLAAADVSSGVDDSYGGVIAMDNHTLQVDEFNELDELLRRLENDDVTVSLPPSETSTLAAAEASSGVDDAYGGGSAMGNDIEDYNFGPTSYPRG; encoded by the coding sequence ATGGCTCGTCGTTCTCTGCATGGTTACATATTCAAGCCAACCGACAAGGAGTTGATGCAATATTTGGAGGGTTTCGTCCTTGGAAAACCTCTCAAACACACCTCTGATTTCATCGCACTGGAAGATCTTTACGGAGAGAAAGAACCTTCTGAGATTTTCGGCTCCGGCGACCCTATGACTCGCTATTACTTCACCCAGTTGAGGAGAAAATGCCAAGGTGGCTCAAGATTCTTGCGTGGCGTCGAAAACCGCGGGACGTGGAAGGGCCAGGACGCAGCACATCCTATTAGAGTCCGCGACAAAGTTATGGGATTCAGGAAAAGTTTGAAGTACGAGATGAAAAAATCAAAAAGCAAGGGCGGACTGGGCGACCGCCCAGGGGAGGCTTGGCTCATGAAAGAATATTCCCTGTCGGATGATTATCTCCGAGATAAAAACGTTGTACTCAAGGATGTTGTACTCTGCCGGATAAGGCGGAGAGTCGTTAGAAGCACATCAAGAAGCAGTGAATCGTCTACTCTGAATATTAATGAAAATGATACGCCGTTGGAGATTTACAATTGGCCGGAAAATGGTGATGTCACCGTATCTCTGCCACCCACTCAAACTCCAACTTTGGCCGCCGCAGATGTTTCCAGTGGAGTTGATGATTCATATGGAGGAGTGATCGCTATGGACAATCATACATTACAGGTGGATGAATTCAATGAATTGGATGAATTGTTGAGGAGGCTGGAAAACGACGACGTTACGGTATCTCTGCCACCCTCAGAAACTTCAACTTTGGCCGCCGCAGAAGCTTCCAGTGGAGTTGATGATGCATATGGAGGAGGGAGCGCTATGGGAAATGATATCGAGGATTACAATTTTGGTCCAACCTCTTACCCAAGAGgataa
- the LOC116004367 gene encoding protein NSP-INTERACTING KINASE 3-like — translation MARKRCILYEVLGFVFWIFIESSLATLSPSGVNYEVVALMAIKTSLHDPYNVLENWDVNSVDPCSWRMVTCSPDGYVSALGLPSQSLSGTLSPGIGNLTNLQSVLLQNNAISGPIPVSIGKLGKLHTLDLSNNKFSGYMPSSLGDLINLNYLRLNNNSLTGQVPESLSNVDSLALVDVSFNNLSGSLPKLSARAFKVVGNPLICGQSSGDNCSLVYPEPLSFPPDNDKDQSHAGASHRVAIAFGVSFGTAFLIVIVVMLLIGWRYQHNKQIFFDVNEQRDAEFCLGNLRRYTFKELRAATDHFNPKNILGKGGFGIVYKGCLNDGTTVAVKRLKDYNVAGGEIQFQTEVETISLAVHRNLLRLWGFCSTENERLLVYPFMPNGSVASRLKDYVHGKPILDWLRRKRIALGTARGLVYLHEQCDPKIIHRDVKAANILLDEYFEAVVGDFGLAKLLDHHESHVSTAVRGTVGHIAPEYLSTGQSSEKTDVFGFGILLLELVTGQKAVDFGKGTNQKVVMLDLVKRLHQEGKLSLMVDKDLRTNFDRIELEEMVQVALLCTQFNPSHRPKMSEVLRMLEGDGLAEKWEASQRAETPRHRAHGNSLPQRYYDLIEESSLVVEAMELSGPR, via the exons ATGGCAAGAAAGAGGTGTATACTGTATGAAGTTCTGGGCTTTGTGTTCTGGATATTTATAGAGAGTTCTTTGGCTACTCTTTCCCCTTCTGGTGTAAACTATGAAG TGGTTGCTTTGATGGCTATAAAGACCTCTTTACATGATCCTTACAATGTTCTGGAGAACTGGGATGTTAATTCTGTTGACCCCTGCAGTTGGAGAATGGTCACCTGTTCCCCCGATGGCTATGTTTCTGCTTT GGGATTACCAAGTCAGAGTTTATCTGGCACGTTGTCACCGGGAATTGGCAACTTAACTAACTTGCAATCTGT GCTGCTGCAAAACAATGCTATTTCTGGTCCTATTCCCGTCAGTATTGGAAAGTTAGGAAAACTTCACACGCTCGATCTCTCCAACAACAAATTCAGTGGGTATATGCCCAGCTCTCTCGGGGACCTGATCAATTTGAACTATTT GAGATTAAACAACAATAGTCTTACAGGACAAGTCCCTGAATCTCTATCTAATGTTGACAGCCTTGCACTTGT GGATGTTTCTTTTAATAACCTCAGTGGTAGCCTTCCAAAATTATCAGCTAGAGCTTTCAA AGTTGTTGGCAATCCTTTAATTTGCGGGCAGAGTTCGGGGGATAATTGCTCTCTTGTCTATCCAGAACCGCTGTCCTTTCCACCAGATAACGATAAAG ATCAATCGCATGCTGGAGCAAGCCATCGTGTGGCAATTGCTTTTGGTGTGAGCTTTGGCACTGCTTTCTTAATCGTCATAGTCGTCATGTTGCTTATTGGATGGCGCTATCAACATAACAAACAGATCTTTTTTGACGTCAATG AGCAACGTGATGCAGAGTTTTGCCTGGGAAACTTGAGAAGGTATACGTTCAAGGAATTGCGGGCTGCAACAGACCATTTCAACCCGAAGAATATTTTAGGGAAGGGAGGATTCGGTATAGTCTACAAGGGGTGTTTAAATGATGGAACGACTGTGGCTGTGAAAAGGTTGAAGGACTATAATGTTGCGGGTGGTGAAATTCAATTCCAGACAGAAGTAGAGACGATTAGTTTGGCTGTCCATCGCAATCTTCTCCGCCTTTGGGGATTCTGTTCAACTGAAAACGAAAGGCTTCTTGTCTATCCCTTCATGCCAAACGGCAGTGTGGCATCAAGATTAAAAG ATTATGTGCACGGTAAGCCTATATTGGACTGGTTAAGAAGGAAGAGGATAGCTTTAGGTACAGCGCGGGGTTTGGTGTATTTGCACGAGCAGTGTGACCCGAAAATCATCCACCGTGATGTCAAAGCAGCCAACATTCTACTGGATGAATACTTTGAGGCAGTTGTTGGAGATTTCGGGTTGGCAAAGCTCTTGGATCACCACGAGTCTCACGTGTCTACTGCTGTCCGTGGCACTGTTGGCCACATCGCCCCAGAATACTTATCGACAGGCCAATCTTCTGAAAAGACTGATGTGTTTGGGTTCGGAATCTTGCTTCTCGAGTTAGTTACTGGCCAGAAAGCTGTTGATTTCGGGAAAGGGACAAACCAGAAAGTAGTAATGCTCGACTTG GTAAAAAGGCTGCATCAAGAAGGAAAGTTGAGCTTAATGGTGGACAAAGACCTGAGAACCAATTTTGACAGGATTGAATTAGAAGAAATGGTTCAGGTTGCCCTTCTATGCACTCAGTTTAACCCTTCTCATCGCCCGAAAATGTCTGAAGTGTTAAGGATGTTGGAAGGTGATGGCTTAGCCGAAAAATGGGAGGCTTCACAGCGAGCTGAAACTCCAAGGCATCGTGCTCATGGAAATTCGCTGCCACAAAGATACTACGACTTGATAGAAGAATCGTCTCTAGTCGTCGAAGCAATGGAACTTTCTGGACCGAGATAA
- the LOC116004366 gene encoding cysteine-rich receptor-like protein kinase 2 isoform X1 — MKELNPSFVGCLLMLLLLLPHVSHSDFASLIQPICRDKLERNTTSFVPSLDGVFDSISKQITNQGWGLFANGLAPDVVYGLAQCYGYLSLHDCVLCYAEARTVLPECFPYNGGRIYLDGCFMRVENYTFFQEVLGPEDRHICENSTRKDSVFGETVRRAVLQAVSNVSNNTEYAKVELPVSGRKNETVYVVANCWKTVDNCRECLGNASRSMLQCLPSSEGRALYTGCFMRYSGINFLDPIISNGGLNRTYGDLNRTNGGLSRGKVIIIIVAVVCSVIVLILIALYIKLKRIHNTKGPNAAQKLAMMLHDSSLNFKYSVLEKATGSFDEANKLGQGGFGSVYKGVLPDGREVAIKKLLFNTTKRAEDFYNEVNIISSIEHKNLVKLLGCSFSGPESLLVYELLPNKSLDQFIFDPEKGKILNWNKRFNIITRIAEGLIYLHGNSTKRIIHRDIKASNILLDSRLHAKIADFGLARSFQADKSHISTAIAGTLGYMAPEYVARGQLTEKADVYSFGVLLLEIVARRQNNKCTTPEYSGSLVNIVWVHFQQGAVEELFDPNLMLHNCGNSVRSEASRAVHVGLLCTQEIPSRRPYMSKALEMLMKKEEHLPTPSKPAFTYEKSIELCEAAGLREGDAATNATISQSSFYPR, encoded by the exons ATGAAGGAATTGAACCCATCATTTGTTGGCTGCCTTCTTATGCTTCTTCTGCTTTTACCACATGTATCTCACTCTGATTTTGCATCTTTAATCCAACCGATTTGTAGAGACAAACTGGAAAGAAATACCACCAGTTTTGTCCCAAGCTTAGACGGTGTGTTTGATAGCATTTCTAAGCAAATAACAAATCAGGGGTGGGGACTTTTTGCAAATGGCTTAGCACCGGATGTTGTGTATGGATTGGCACAATGCTATGGTTATCTTTCCTTACATGATTGTGTATTGTGTTATGCTGAAGCTCGCACTGTACTACCTGAGTGCTTTCCTTACAATGGAGGAAGGATTTATCTTGATGGTTGTTTCATGCGAGTCGAAAATTACACCTTCTTTCAAGAGGTATTAGGACCAGAGGACAGGCATATTTGCGAAAACAGCACTAGAAAGGATTCTGTGTTTGGAGAGACAGTGAGGAGGGCAGTGCTGCAAGCAGTTTCAAATGTGTCTAACAATACTGAATATGCAAAGGTTGAGTTGCCTGTTTCTGGGAGGAAAAATGAGACTGTTTATGTTGTAGCTAATTGTTGGAAGACTGTGGATAATTGCAGAGAATGTTTGGGGAATGCATCTAGGTCCATGCTGCAATGCTTGCCTTCGTCTGAGGGTCGTGCGTTGTACACTGGATGCTTCATGAGGTACTCGGGCATCAACTTTCTTGATCCTATTATCAGTAATGGAGGCTTAAATAGGACCTATGGAGACTTAAATAGGACAAATGGAGGCTTATCGAGAG GGAAAGTAATAATCATTATCGTTGCAGTAGTTTGTTCTGTGATAGTTTTGATTCTAATTGCTCTTTATATCAAGCTCAAAAGAATACACAACACAAAAG GACCAAATGCTGCCCAAAAATTAGCAATGATGCTTCATGATAGCAGCTTAAACTTCAAGTATTCCGTACTTGAGAAAGCCACTGGGTCTTTTGATGAAGCCAACAAGCTCGGACAAGGTGGATTTGGTTCAGTTTACAAG GGTGTTCTACCAGATGGTAGAGAGGTTGCCATCAAAAAGCTGTTGTTCAACACCACAAAACGAGCAGAAGATTTCTACAACGAAGTCAACATTATTAGCAGTATTGAGCACAAAAATCTTGTCAAGTTGTTGGGGTGCAGCTTTTCTGGTCCCGAAAGCCTTCTTGTATATGAGTTGCTTCCAAATAAGAGCCTTGATCAATTCATTTTCG ATCCTGAAAAGGGTAAAATACTAAACTGGAATAAGAGATTCAACATCATCACAAGAATTGCAGAAGGCTTGATCTACCTCCACGGAAACTCAACGAAACGCATTATTCACAGGGATATAAAAGCCAGCAATATCCTGTTAGACTCGAGGCTCCATGCCAAGATAGCCGATTTCGGATTAGCTAGATCTTTTCAAGCCGACAAGAGCCATATAAGCACTGCTATCGCCGGAACATT GGGGTATATGGCACCGGAGTATGTGGCTCGTGGACAGCTGACAGAGAAGGCAGATGTTTACAGCTTCGGAGTACTATTGCTGGAAATTGTGGCCCGAAGACAGAATAACAAGTGCACAACTCCCGAATACTCTGGCAGCTTAGTTAACATA GTTTGGGTGCATTTCCAGCAGGGGGCAGTGGAGGAACTGTTTGATCCAAATTTGATGCTGCATAACTGTGGAAATAGCGTTAGAAGTGAGGCATCGAGGGCGGTTCATGTAGGGCTCTTATGTACCCAAGAAATTCCATCACGGAGGCCATACATGTCCAAGGCATTAGAGATGCTGATGAAAAAGGAGGAACATTTACCTACACCCTCTAAACCGGCCTTCACATATGAGAAATCAATCGAACTTTGTGAGGCTGCTGGGCTTAGAGAAGGTGATGCTGCTACAAATGCTACCATTTCCCAGAGCTCTTTCTACCCCAGATGA
- the LOC116004366 gene encoding cysteine-rich receptor-like protein kinase 2 isoform X2 yields MRVENYTFFQEVLGPEDRHICENSTRKDSVFGETVRRAVLQAVSNVSNNTEYAKVELPVSGRKNETVYVVANCWKTVDNCRECLGNASRSMLQCLPSSEGRALYTGCFMRYSGINFLDPIISNGGLNRTYGDLNRTNGGLSRGKVIIIIVAVVCSVIVLILIALYIKLKRIHNTKGPNAAQKLAMMLHDSSLNFKYSVLEKATGSFDEANKLGQGGFGSVYKGVLPDGREVAIKKLLFNTTKRAEDFYNEVNIISSIEHKNLVKLLGCSFSGPESLLVYELLPNKSLDQFIFDPEKGKILNWNKRFNIITRIAEGLIYLHGNSTKRIIHRDIKASNILLDSRLHAKIADFGLARSFQADKSHISTAIAGTLGYMAPEYVARGQLTEKADVYSFGVLLLEIVARRQNNKCTTPEYSGSLVNIVWVHFQQGAVEELFDPNLMLHNCGNSVRSEASRAVHVGLLCTQEIPSRRPYMSKALEMLMKKEEHLPTPSKPAFTYEKSIELCEAAGLREGDAATNATISQSSFYPR; encoded by the exons ATGCGAGTCGAAAATTACACCTTCTTTCAAGAGGTATTAGGACCAGAGGACAGGCATATTTGCGAAAACAGCACTAGAAAGGATTCTGTGTTTGGAGAGACAGTGAGGAGGGCAGTGCTGCAAGCAGTTTCAAATGTGTCTAACAATACTGAATATGCAAAGGTTGAGTTGCCTGTTTCTGGGAGGAAAAATGAGACTGTTTATGTTGTAGCTAATTGTTGGAAGACTGTGGATAATTGCAGAGAATGTTTGGGGAATGCATCTAGGTCCATGCTGCAATGCTTGCCTTCGTCTGAGGGTCGTGCGTTGTACACTGGATGCTTCATGAGGTACTCGGGCATCAACTTTCTTGATCCTATTATCAGTAATGGAGGCTTAAATAGGACCTATGGAGACTTAAATAGGACAAATGGAGGCTTATCGAGAG GGAAAGTAATAATCATTATCGTTGCAGTAGTTTGTTCTGTGATAGTTTTGATTCTAATTGCTCTTTATATCAAGCTCAAAAGAATACACAACACAAAAG GACCAAATGCTGCCCAAAAATTAGCAATGATGCTTCATGATAGCAGCTTAAACTTCAAGTATTCCGTACTTGAGAAAGCCACTGGGTCTTTTGATGAAGCCAACAAGCTCGGACAAGGTGGATTTGGTTCAGTTTACAAG GGTGTTCTACCAGATGGTAGAGAGGTTGCCATCAAAAAGCTGTTGTTCAACACCACAAAACGAGCAGAAGATTTCTACAACGAAGTCAACATTATTAGCAGTATTGAGCACAAAAATCTTGTCAAGTTGTTGGGGTGCAGCTTTTCTGGTCCCGAAAGCCTTCTTGTATATGAGTTGCTTCCAAATAAGAGCCTTGATCAATTCATTTTCG ATCCTGAAAAGGGTAAAATACTAAACTGGAATAAGAGATTCAACATCATCACAAGAATTGCAGAAGGCTTGATCTACCTCCACGGAAACTCAACGAAACGCATTATTCACAGGGATATAAAAGCCAGCAATATCCTGTTAGACTCGAGGCTCCATGCCAAGATAGCCGATTTCGGATTAGCTAGATCTTTTCAAGCCGACAAGAGCCATATAAGCACTGCTATCGCCGGAACATT GGGGTATATGGCACCGGAGTATGTGGCTCGTGGACAGCTGACAGAGAAGGCAGATGTTTACAGCTTCGGAGTACTATTGCTGGAAATTGTGGCCCGAAGACAGAATAACAAGTGCACAACTCCCGAATACTCTGGCAGCTTAGTTAACATA GTTTGGGTGCATTTCCAGCAGGGGGCAGTGGAGGAACTGTTTGATCCAAATTTGATGCTGCATAACTGTGGAAATAGCGTTAGAAGTGAGGCATCGAGGGCGGTTCATGTAGGGCTCTTATGTACCCAAGAAATTCCATCACGGAGGCCATACATGTCCAAGGCATTAGAGATGCTGATGAAAAAGGAGGAACATTTACCTACACCCTCTAAACCGGCCTTCACATATGAGAAATCAATCGAACTTTGTGAGGCTGCTGGGCTTAGAGAAGGTGATGCTGCTACAAATGCTACCATTTCCCAGAGCTCTTTCTACCCCAGATGA